In the Oncorhynchus gorbuscha isolate QuinsamMale2020 ecotype Even-year linkage group LG05, OgorEven_v1.0, whole genome shotgun sequence genome, one interval contains:
- the LOC124035278 gene encoding 5-hydroxytryptamine receptor 1A-alpha-like — MDFINNVSDNSNSTTDFPDVVDVIPNWGDNENATGSRSVLEVELSYQVVTSLLLGALILCSIFGNACVVAAIALERSLQNVANYLIGSLAVTDLMVSVLVLPMAALYQVLNKWTLGQEICDIFISLDVLCCTSSILHLCAIALDRYWAITDPIDYVNKRTPRRAVMLISVTWLIGFSISIPPMLGWRKAEDRANPDACTISQDPGYTIYSTFGAFYIPLILMLVLYGRIFKAARFQVWKTVKKSEKVKVTDKCLAVSPAIFHKKINGEAGGKNWKRSVEPTFNSPCVNGSVKHGEDGESLEIIEVTNNSKNHLPLPNTPQSSQGFENRNEKNTEAKRKIALSRERKTVKTLGIIMGTFIFCWLPFFIVALVLPFCAESCYMPEWLGAVINWLGYSNSLLNPIIYAYFNKDFQSAFTKIIRCKFHRP; from the coding sequence ATGGATTTTATAAACAACGTCAGTGACAACAGCAATTCGACCACAGACTTCCCCGACGTCGTGGATGTCATTCCAAACTGGGGAGACAATGAGAATGCAACGGGGTCTAGAAGTGTGCTTGAGGTGGAGCTGAGTTACCAGGTGGTCACCTCTCTGCTGCTCGGTGCGCTCATCCTCTGTTCCATATTCGGCAACGCGTGCGTCGTCGCCGCCATTGCGCTGGAGAGGTCGCTCCAGAATGTGGCCAACTATCTGATCGGCTCGCTAGCCGTTACAGACCTCATGGTATCAGTTCTGGTACTACCCATGGCAGCCCTCTACCAAGTCCTGAACAAATGGACTCTGGGACAGGAGATATGTGATATATTCATCTCCCTGGATGTGTTGTGCTGCACGTCGTCCATTCTGCATCTGTGCGCAATTGCCCTGGACAGGTACTGGGCTATCACGGACCCCATAGACTATGTGAACAAAAGGACACCCAGGCGAGCCGTGATGTTAATCAGCGTGACTTGGCTGATTGGGTTCTCAATCTCCATCCCTCCAATGTTAGGCTGGAGGAAAGCCGAGGACAGGGCGAACCCGGACGCCTGCACCATCAGTCAGGACCCGGGTTATACCATCTACTCCACGTTCGGAGCATTTTACATCCCACTTATCCTCATGCTGGTCCTCTACGGGCGGATATTCAAGGCAGCCAGGTTCCAGGTTTGGAAAACTGTGAAGAAATCGGAAAAGGTAAAAGTGACGGACAAGTGCTTGGCCGTGTCGCCGGCTATTTTCCACAAGAAGATTAATGGAGAGGCGGGGGGCAAGAATTGGAAGCGCAGTGTGGAACCTACATTCAACTCACCGTGCGTAAACGGCTCGGTGAAGCACGGGGAGGACGGCGAGTCGTTGGAGATCATAGAAGTGACCAACAATTCTAAGAACCACCTTCCTCTCCCCAACACTCCACAGTCCTCACAAGGGTTTGagaacaggaacgaaaagaacaCGGAGGCTAAGAGGAAAATAGCTCTGTCCAGGGAGAGGAAAACGGTAAAGACGCTCGGTATCATCATGGGCACTTttattttctgctggctgcccTTTTTCATCGTGGCGCTGGTCTTGCCTTTCTGTGCGGAGAGTTGTTACATGCCAGAATGGCTGGGCGCCGTCATTAACTGGCTGGGCTATTCAAACTCTCTCCTCAACCCCATAATTTATGCCTACTTTAACAAAGACTTCCAAAGTGCTTTCACTAAGATCATAAGATGCAAATTCCACAGACCGTGA